Proteins encoded in a region of the Actinomycetes bacterium genome:
- the dacB gene encoding D-alanyl-D-alanine carboxypeptidase/D-alanyl-D-alanine-endopeptidase, whose protein sequence is MRRVLVALLVALLAVAGVLAGLDVAGQLPGGLVADPTPAPTPTRPLDPSPVAAGLVLPPEPTSTATEPPPVLPAVPEAALRRVLSSGDLGPDPGALVLDVATGEPLLAVDPATPRTPASIAKLATGAAALRRLDPGSRLRTVVCRGETPGSLVLVGAGDASLLTRRAGTDPYADRATLTELADRTATALRADGAGGVSGVSLAVDDSLFEGPAVSPDWPASYVGSGVVSPVSALSVDAGRVSIDSDVRSTDPAVAAGETFARLLSRRGIDVEGEVRRAVAPSRHGRDIAAVESPTLAQLVELMLQTSDNDLAEALLRLAAVGSDRPGTFVDGRAVVGEVLDEVVGPGSGADQAELLDGSGLARGSVVPPEVLARLLALAAGGDRGLWHLVTGLPVAGFTGTLSARFLSDVPLTSPAAGEVRAKTGTLTGVSTLAGAATVDGRPVVLVVMGNEVTDTLAARAALDRFATLVATA, encoded by the coding sequence GTGCGTCGAGTCCTCGTCGCCCTGCTGGTCGCCCTGCTCGCGGTCGCGGGCGTCCTCGCCGGGCTCGACGTCGCCGGTCAACTGCCGGGCGGGCTGGTCGCCGACCCGACGCCGGCACCGACGCCGACCAGGCCGCTCGACCCGTCGCCGGTGGCCGCCGGGTTGGTGCTGCCGCCGGAGCCGACGTCGACCGCGACCGAGCCGCCGCCGGTGCTGCCGGCGGTCCCCGAAGCCGCGCTGCGCCGGGTGCTGTCCTCCGGTGACCTGGGTCCTGACCCCGGTGCACTCGTCCTCGACGTGGCGACCGGTGAGCCGCTGCTGGCGGTCGACCCGGCGACGCCGCGGACCCCGGCGTCGATCGCCAAGCTGGCCACCGGTGCCGCCGCTCTGCGCCGGCTCGACCCGGGCAGCCGTCTGCGGACCGTCGTGTGCCGCGGAGAGACACCCGGCTCGTTGGTGCTGGTGGGCGCCGGCGACGCGAGCCTGCTGACCCGCCGCGCGGGCACCGACCCCTACGCCGACCGGGCCACCCTCACCGAGCTGGCCGACCGCACCGCGACAGCGCTGCGGGCCGACGGCGCCGGCGGCGTCAGTGGCGTCTCGCTGGCCGTCGACGACTCGCTCTTCGAGGGACCGGCCGTGTCGCCGGACTGGCCGGCCTCCTACGTCGGCTCCGGGGTCGTGTCGCCGGTCAGCGCGCTGTCGGTCGACGCGGGCCGGGTGAGCATCGACTCGGACGTGCGCTCGACCGATCCGGCGGTGGCGGCGGGGGAGACGTTCGCCCGGCTGCTGTCCCGCCGCGGCATCGACGTCGAAGGAGAGGTACGTCGCGCGGTCGCACCGAGCCGGCACGGTCGCGACATCGCCGCCGTGGAGTCACCGACCCTCGCGCAGCTCGTCGAGCTGATGCTGCAGACCAGCGACAACGACCTGGCCGAGGCCCTGCTGCGGCTGGCCGCGGTGGGCAGCGACCGGCCGGGCACCTTCGTCGACGGCCGGGCGGTGGTCGGCGAGGTGCTCGACGAGGTGGTCGGACCAGGGTCCGGCGCCGACCAGGCCGAGCTGCTGGACGGCAGCGGGCTGGCCCGCGGGTCGGTCGTCCCGCCCGAGGTGCTCGCCCGGCTGCTCGCGCTGGCGGCCGGCGGCGACCGCGGTCTGTGGCACCTGGTGACCGGCCTGCCGGTGGCCGGGTTCACGGGGACGCTCTCGGCCCGGTTCCTGTCGGACGTACCACTGACGTCGCCTGCCGCCGGCGAGGTGCGCGCCAAGACGGGCACGCTCACCGGGGTGAGCACCCTGGCCGGCGCCGCCACCGTCGACGGTCGGCCGGTGGTGCTCGTCGTCATGGGCAACGAGGTGACCGACACCCTGGCGGCGCGGGCGGCGCTGGACCGGTTCGCCACCCTGGTCGCGACCGCCTGA
- a CDS encoding GPGG-motif small membrane protein encodes MTMLLWILAVLIGIWGVVTLIRGQVLLGIILIIVAFLVGPGGVSIFNN; translated from the coding sequence ATGACCATGCTGCTCTGGATCCTCGCCGTGCTGATCGGCATCTGGGGGGTCGTCACGCTGATCCGCGGTCAGGTGCTGCTCGGCATCATCCTGATCATCGTGGCGTTCCTCGTCGGCCCCGGCGGTGTGAGCATCTTCAACAACTAG
- a CDS encoding zinc-dependent metalloprotease — protein MVDWDLAVTTGIRLVKPGPEVSADEARHAVADLRTYAAQAHGHVASFTGLDAPTDDRAGHSVVVIDRPGWIRANAAGFRTVLEPLVDKLQERRTTSSPIGDAVGSKVTGAQTGTLLAFLATKVLGQYELFPPYGVDVTDRPGRLLLVAPNIVSAEREMGVDPRDFRLWVCLHEETHRVQFGATPWLRDHMMGELRAFVDATDVDPAALAARVKAAAAAAYSAMREGVDPPDGESSGPSLVEAVQTPAQREILDRITALMSLLEGHADYVMDGVGPSVIPSVAAIRARFQARRKQSGRVEQVVRRLLGIDAKLRQYRDGERFVRGAVDRAGMHGFNQVWAGPANLPTKAEIADPAAWVERVVTPRELPAAAN, from the coding sequence ATGGTCGACTGGGACCTCGCCGTGACGACCGGCATCCGGCTGGTCAAGCCCGGCCCCGAGGTCAGCGCCGACGAGGCACGGCACGCTGTCGCCGACCTCCGGACGTACGCCGCGCAGGCGCACGGCCACGTCGCGTCCTTCACCGGGCTCGACGCCCCCACCGACGACCGGGCCGGACACTCGGTCGTGGTCATCGACCGCCCGGGCTGGATCCGCGCCAACGCGGCCGGCTTCCGGACCGTGCTCGAGCCGCTGGTCGACAAGCTGCAGGAGCGGCGCACCACCTCGTCGCCGATCGGTGACGCCGTGGGCTCCAAGGTCACCGGCGCGCAGACCGGGACGCTGCTCGCCTTCCTCGCCACCAAGGTGCTGGGGCAGTACGAGCTCTTCCCGCCGTACGGCGTGGACGTGACCGACAGGCCCGGCCGGCTGCTGCTGGTGGCCCCTAACATCGTCTCGGCCGAGCGCGAGATGGGTGTCGACCCCCGCGACTTCCGGCTCTGGGTGTGCCTGCACGAGGAGACCCACCGGGTGCAGTTCGGCGCGACGCCGTGGCTGCGCGACCACATGATGGGCGAGCTGCGGGCCTTCGTCGACGCGACCGACGTCGACCCGGCGGCGCTGGCCGCGCGGGTCAAGGCGGCGGCAGCCGCGGCCTACAGCGCGATGCGCGAGGGCGTCGACCCGCCGGACGGCGAGAGCTCCGGCCCGTCGCTCGTCGAGGCGGTGCAGACCCCGGCGCAGCGCGAGATCCTGGACCGGATCACCGCCCTGATGTCGCTGCTCGAGGGGCACGCCGACTACGTCATGGACGGTGTCGGCCCGTCGGTCATCCCGTCGGTGGCGGCGATCCGGGCCCGCTTCCAGGCCCGGCGCAAGCAGTCCGGTCGGGTGGAGCAGGTGGTGCGCCGGCTGCTCGGCATCGACGCCAAGCTGCGGCAGTACCGCGACGGCGAGCGCTTCGTCCGCGGGGCGGTCGACCGGGCCGGGATGCACGGCTTCAACCAGGTCTGGGCCGGGCCGGCCAACCTGCCCACCAAGGCCGAGATCGCCGACCCGGCCGCCTGGGTCGAGCGGGTCGTCACGCCTCGCGAGCTCCCCGCCGCCGCCAACTGA
- the tilS gene encoding tRNA lysidine(34) synthetase TilS has protein sequence MGPVPEVAAVRLAVRRCLAELGDDGSAGPVLVACSGGADSVALAAALAFEAPRTGRPAGAVTVDHGLQPGSTERAAALADRLRRLGLDPVEVATVAVGTAGGPEAAAREARYRALDEVADRLGARAVLLGHTLNDQAETVLLGLARGSGSRSLAGMPARRGRFARPLLGLDRSTVRAAARASGLPLWDDPHNADPAFTRTRVRDDVLPALEKALGPGVAEALARTATLTRADADALDGWAATAYDRVRAGPGVLAVEALAGLPSAVRSRVLRLAALAAGAPGTDLTAGHVAELDRLVTDWQGQGPLHLPGGVRAGRQRAMLHLSADRPG, from the coding sequence GTGGGTCCAGTACCCGAGGTGGCGGCCGTGCGGCTCGCCGTCCGTCGCTGCCTGGCCGAGCTGGGCGACGACGGGTCGGCCGGCCCGGTGCTGGTGGCCTGCAGCGGCGGTGCCGACTCGGTCGCCCTCGCGGCGGCGCTCGCGTTCGAGGCCCCGCGCACCGGCCGGCCGGCCGGCGCGGTGACCGTCGACCACGGCCTGCAGCCCGGCTCGACCGAGCGGGCGGCCGCGCTCGCCGACCGGCTCCGGCGACTCGGCCTCGACCCGGTCGAGGTCGCCACGGTCGCGGTCGGGACCGCCGGCGGGCCTGAGGCGGCCGCCCGCGAGGCCCGCTACCGCGCCCTCGACGAGGTCGCCGACCGGCTCGGTGCCCGCGCCGTGCTGCTCGGCCACACCCTGAACGACCAGGCCGAGACGGTGCTGCTGGGCCTGGCCCGCGGCTCCGGCTCCCGCTCGCTGGCGGGGATGCCGGCCCGCCGCGGCCGCTTCGCCCGCCCGCTGCTCGGCCTCGACCGGTCCACCGTCCGCGCCGCGGCCCGTGCGTCCGGGCTCCCGCTGTGGGACGACCCGCACAACGCCGACCCGGCGTTCACCCGCACCAGGGTCCGCGACGACGTGCTGCCGGCGCTGGAGAAGGCGCTCGGACCCGGCGTCGCCGAGGCCCTGGCCCGGACCGCCACCCTCACCCGCGCTGACGCCGACGCCTTGGACGGGTGGGCCGCCACGGCGTACGACAGGGTCCGCGCCGGACCGGGCGTCCTCGCCGTCGAGGCGCTGGCCGGGCTGCCGTCGGCCGTACGGTCGCGAGTCCTGCGGCTCGCCGCCCTCGCGGCCGGTGCGCCGGGCACCGACCTCACCGCGGGCCACGTCGCCGAGCTGGACCGCCTGGTGACCGACTGGCAGGGTCAGGGACCGCTGCACCTGCCCGGCGGGGTCCGGGCCGGCCGGCAGCGTGCGATGCTGCACCTTTCCGCCGACCGACCCGGCTGA
- the hpt gene encoding hypoxanthine phosphoribosyltransferase translates to MDEKDLGAELEKVLITEEEIQRRLAEMAGEIDTDYQGRDLLLVGVLKGAVMVMADLARALHSPVEMDWMAVSSYGSGTKSSGVVRILKDLDKDITGRNVLIVEDIIDSGLTLSWLMSNLGSRGPASVEVCTLLRKPEAAQVDVPVRYVGFDIPNEFVIGYGLDYAQRYRNLPFVGTLAPHVYSG, encoded by the coding sequence GTGGACGAGAAGGATCTGGGCGCGGAGCTGGAGAAGGTCCTCATCACCGAGGAGGAGATCCAGCGCCGGCTGGCCGAGATGGCTGGCGAGATCGACACCGACTACCAGGGTCGGGACCTGCTGCTCGTCGGCGTGCTCAAGGGTGCCGTGATGGTCATGGCCGACCTCGCCCGGGCACTGCACTCGCCGGTCGAGATGGACTGGATGGCCGTCTCGTCCTACGGCTCGGGCACCAAGTCCTCCGGCGTGGTCCGGATCCTCAAGGACCTCGACAAGGACATCACCGGCCGCAACGTGCTGATCGTCGAGGACATCATCGACTCCGGCCTGACGCTGTCCTGGCTGATGTCCAACCTGGGCTCCCGCGGGCCGGCCTCGGTCGAGGTCTGCACCCTGCTGCGCAAGCCCGAGGCGGCCCAGGTCGACGTGCCGGTCCGCTATGTCGGCTTCGACATCCCCAACGAGTTCGTCATCGGCTACGGGCTCGACTACGCGCAGCGCTACCGCAACCTGCCCTTCGTCGGCACGCTTGCGCCGCACGTCTACTCCGGCTGA
- the ftsH gene encoding ATP-dependent zinc metalloprotease FtsH — protein MDVKRYFRGPFFWVAIVIVAVLLVTSLSSVAGGFKQVDTEDALKAIKDGQVAKAKLIDRDQRLELTLKEGQQVEESGKIKADYVEARAREIIQLLNANPPSEGFTDSVPRTSWVVSLFINFLPILILIVLFLFFFNQMQGGGSRVMQFGKSKAKLISKDTPKTTFKDVAGADEAVEELEEIKEFLENPAKFQAIGAKIPKGVLLYGPPGTGKTLLARAVAGEAGVPFYSISGSDFVEMFVGVGASRVRDLFEQAKANAPAIVFVDEIDAVGRHRGAGMGGGHDEREQTLNQLLVEMDGFDVKGGVILIAATNRPDILDPALLRPGRFDRQIAVERPDLQGRFQILQVHAKGKPIDESIDLMAFARRTPGFTGADLANVLNEAALLTARSDAKLIDARALDEAIDRVVAGPQKRTRIMSDKEKKITAYHEGGHALVAAALPNTDPVHKITILSRGRALGYTMVLPDEDKYSTTRNEMLDQLAYMLGGRAAEEIVFHDPTTGAANDIEKATSVARAMVTQFGMTERIGAIKLGSENAEPFLGRDMGHQRDYSEEVAGVVDEEVKRLIETAHDEAWQILVDNRDILDELVLELLEKETLDKAQVAAIFTDIRKRPARPAWTGSAKRTPQAGPVMTPKELASPNGVNGQDKEHSMGIAGPTDVPESPLPSDDIPGRPLGRDG, from the coding sequence ATGGACGTCAAGCGCTACTTCCGAGGCCCGTTCTTCTGGGTCGCCATCGTCATCGTCGCGGTCCTGCTGGTGACGTCGTTGTCGTCGGTAGCGGGTGGCTTCAAGCAGGTCGACACCGAGGACGCGCTGAAGGCGATCAAGGACGGCCAGGTCGCCAAGGCCAAGCTGATCGACCGCGACCAGCGCCTCGAGCTGACCCTCAAGGAGGGTCAGCAGGTCGAGGAGAGCGGCAAGATCAAGGCCGACTACGTCGAGGCCCGCGCGCGGGAGATCATCCAGCTGCTCAACGCGAATCCGCCCTCCGAGGGCTTCACCGACAGCGTGCCGCGCACCAGCTGGGTGGTGAGCCTGTTCATCAACTTCCTGCCGATCCTCATCCTGATCGTGCTGTTCCTCTTCTTCTTCAACCAGATGCAGGGCGGCGGCTCCCGCGTCATGCAGTTCGGGAAGTCGAAGGCGAAGCTGATCAGCAAGGACACCCCGAAGACGACGTTCAAGGACGTCGCCGGGGCCGACGAGGCGGTTGAGGAGCTCGAGGAGATCAAGGAGTTCCTCGAGAACCCCGCGAAGTTCCAGGCGATCGGCGCCAAGATCCCCAAGGGCGTCCTGCTGTACGGCCCGCCCGGCACCGGCAAGACGCTCCTGGCGCGGGCCGTCGCTGGCGAGGCCGGTGTGCCGTTCTACTCGATCTCCGGCTCCGACTTCGTCGAGATGTTCGTCGGTGTCGGCGCCTCCCGGGTCCGTGACCTCTTCGAGCAGGCCAAGGCCAACGCCCCCGCGATCGTCTTCGTCGACGAGATCGACGCCGTCGGCCGGCACCGCGGCGCCGGCATGGGCGGCGGCCACGACGAGCGCGAGCAGACTCTGAACCAGCTGCTCGTCGAGATGGACGGCTTCGACGTCAAGGGCGGCGTGATCCTCATCGCGGCCACCAACCGGCCGGACATCCTCGACCCTGCCCTGCTGCGCCCGGGCCGGTTCGACCGCCAGATCGCCGTCGAGCGCCCCGACCTGCAGGGCCGCTTCCAGATCCTGCAGGTGCACGCCAAGGGCAAGCCGATCGACGAGTCGATCGACCTGATGGCCTTCGCCCGGCGCACCCCCGGCTTCACCGGCGCCGACCTGGCCAACGTGCTCAACGAGGCGGCGCTGCTCACCGCCCGCTCCGACGCCAAGCTCATCGACGCCCGCGCTCTCGACGAGGCCATCGACCGGGTGGTCGCCGGCCCGCAGAAGCGCACGCGCATCATGAGCGACAAGGAGAAGAAGATCACGGCCTACCACGAGGGCGGGCACGCTCTGGTGGCCGCGGCACTTCCCAACACCGACCCGGTGCACAAGATCACGATCCTGTCCCGAGGGCGTGCGCTGGGCTACACGATGGTGCTGCCGGACGAGGACAAGTACTCCACCACCCGTAACGAGATGCTCGACCAGCTGGCCTACATGCTCGGTGGCCGCGCGGCCGAGGAGATCGTCTTCCATGACCCGACGACGGGTGCCGCCAACGACATCGAGAAGGCGACCAGCGTCGCCCGCGCGATGGTCACGCAGTTCGGCATGACCGAGCGGATCGGCGCCATCAAGCTCGGCTCGGAGAACGCCGAGCCCTTCCTCGGCCGCGACATGGGGCACCAGCGCGACTACTCGGAGGAGGTCGCCGGGGTCGTCGACGAGGAGGTCAAGCGCCTCATCGAGACGGCGCACGACGAGGCTTGGCAGATCCTGGTCGACAACCGCGACATCCTCGACGAGCTGGTGCTCGAGCTGCTCGAGAAGGAGACGCTGGACAAGGCCCAGGTCGCCGCGATCTTCACCGACATCCGCAAGCGCCCGGCCCGGCCGGCGTGGACCGGCTCGGCCAAGCGCACCCCGCAGGCCGGCCCGGTGATGACACCCAAGGAGCTCGCGTCGCCCAACGGCGTCAACGGCCAGGACAAGGAGCACAGCATGGGCATCGCGGGCCCGACCGACGTGCCCGAGTCCCCGCTGCCCTCCGACGACATCCCCGGCCGGCCCTTGGGTCGGGACGGCTGA
- the folE gene encoding GTP cyclohydrolase I FolE, with protein sequence MTDPDGPGVERECTYDHDGVRRATRDLLVAIGEDPDRDGLRETPERVARAFREIFAGLWQEPEDVLTTTFDLGHDEMVLVKDIEVRSMCEHHLVPFAGVAHVGYIPSPEGRITGLSKLARLVDVYARRPQVQERMTTQVADALMRILEPRGAIVVVECEHLCMSMRGIRKPGATTVTSAVRGQLRDPTTRAEAMSLIVARR encoded by the coding sequence TTGACCGACCCGGACGGGCCGGGCGTCGAGCGCGAGTGCACCTACGACCACGACGGCGTACGTCGCGCGACGCGTGACCTGCTGGTCGCGATCGGTGAGGACCCCGACCGCGACGGCCTGCGCGAGACCCCCGAGCGGGTGGCCCGGGCCTTCCGGGAGATCTTCGCCGGCCTCTGGCAGGAGCCCGAGGACGTCCTGACCACGACCTTCGACCTCGGCCACGACGAGATGGTGCTGGTCAAGGACATCGAGGTGCGCTCGATGTGCGAGCACCACCTGGTGCCCTTCGCCGGCGTCGCGCACGTCGGCTACATCCCGTCGCCGGAGGGCCGGATCACCGGGCTGTCCAAGCTGGCCCGGCTGGTCGACGTCTATGCCCGCCGGCCGCAGGTGCAGGAGCGCATGACGACCCAGGTGGCCGACGCGCTGATGCGGATCCTGGAGCCGCGGGGCGCGATCGTCGTTGTCGAGTGCGAGCACCTGTGCATGTCGATGCGCGGCATTCGCAAGCCGGGCGCCACGACGGTCACCTCGGCGGTGCGTGGCCAGCTGCGCGACCCGACGACCCGGGCCGAGGCGATGAGCCTCATCGTGGCCCGGCGGTGA